AATGAGAACCCCCACTAAATGTTACAAAAATATCGTAGGAAAAGGGTTTCGTGGAGTCGGTGTAGTCcaaatgtatacatatttatttaataaaatccCATGGAAATAAAAGATCGACTACTCTTCTCCATTTACTTCCAATATGGTCCAATTATAGTCTTGCAAATTTGATCGAATGAGAGAAAtcaaatgtatttaatatactTTTTTAAATTACCTCTAAAGTATTTTATTTAACAAGCCTATCTATTTGTACaaatttgaaacattttattttatttgtattgaattaattttaaatgcaacGGAAATACAATTCCTTGACCCTTGCCACACTAAAAGGTTTGAGGTTTAGCTAGCCTAGCACGGACAACAACCAAAATTACATTTCCAACAATTTGCATGTAAAAATAGAAACCCCGGTGCACACTATAGTCGTCTCGTTCACACCCGACTACAGACATACGGACAAAGCATGCCCCAGCAGAGCAAGCCCGTGCATTAAATCCACAATAGGACTCTCCATGTTCAACTGGCTCGTTGGTCTAGAGGTATGATTCTCGCTTCGGGTGCGAGAGGTCCCGGGTTCAATTCCCGGACGAGCCCAAGGTGGAAgtgaattaaattttttttcggtcttcaactttttttttttttgccgatTTTGCAATACAATACTGTACTTTCGCGAGCCTTAAACAAACATAAACCACTTTTGGTCGTTGTTTTTGTCTTTGATTATCAGTGTGCTCTTGTGTTTTCTCGATCGCGATGCAAGTTCTTTTCCCCAGAGATCAAAGATAAGCGGTGCTACTGAACTTGCAAGCGGAATCGGTATCTTTGCTTCGATGACTcgtttgtatgtacataagcaGAATGTTGTTTAGcatttgtttagtttttagtaTTATGGATTTTGAAATACTTAGAACAATAAGGGTATTGCCAGGATTGATACAGATTACACATTAAAGAGTTTTGGGCACACAAAGGTTTTGATTTTTCCCTCCTATTGTTCAATCGCGGGCTTATTTAGAAGTTGATTTActttttctttaaattatttCTTAAATTGTTAGCGCTGCCGCGGCCTTGtcggttttgttttgggtGTGTGTATTCGTTATGCTAATTGTATGTGCCTATGGGTTTGTagtgtttctgtttgtgtgtgtgtgtgtgtgtgtgtgtgttccggGGGATGCAGTCTCTGTGGATGCCCTCTCTACTCGTATTCCAGCACGTTTTTATGGTAAAACAATAAATAGCTGAAAGAGAGAAGTGACAATGACACATTTTGCATCATATACTTCTATATGTATTCCACTCACCCCTCGCTGTCCAGCACCTGTTTGAGCGATGCCATAGTTATCACATGATCATCACACTTTACCCACGTGTCCTTCTGATGCCGCACATACGCCGTGTAGTGGCCAGTGTCGATGGTGCCCACGTGATTGACCACCGCGTACAGGGAGAAGCGAAAGTCGCCGTAGGCGTTCTTCTTCTCGGACATGAAGGGCGTCATATCGAACTCGACGGGGAACTGGATGAACGAGGAGATCTTGCGATCGATCAGCGCCGAGTGTTCAAAGCGCTTCAGATGAAAAGAGACCACGCTGGGCAGAGTCCGTAGGCTGAACTGCTTGGTGGACTCCTGGTAGGACTTGCAGGTGGAGCATTTTATCTTCGCCGCGGAGCCTAGATGCTCGGCCCGCGTGTACCGCTCCAGGCAGTCGATCAACGTCTTGGGCGTTACACCACCGTGCGTCGTGGTCTCGCCCAGGTCCAGCGAAATGTCCCAGAAGGGATCGAATGTGGTGGACACGCCCTTGCAGGCCTGGCACACCACGTCGCTCTGCAGCATGCCCGTGAAGATCTGGTCGATGATGCAGTTGCACTGTCCGTAGCTGGAAGTCGAGGAGCTGGTTGAATTGGTGCCGCTACCCGAGCTAGAGCTATTGCTCTTGCTCTCGTGCTCCGCCTTGGCCTTGACGCAATGCCGATGCAGCACATCCAGAGTGGCAATGAAGAACTCGTGCGCATCCTGCTGCTCGTAACCTGCCAGGTGCTTGGCATGGTTCCAGATTAAATGCAATAGGCGATGCAGCGACAGCGGCGAACGGGAGCCCGAATAGAACTCCTGGCGAAAAATAGTCGGATATTAGTGGAAAGTGGCAATCGGAAGATTGTGTATCACCTGGAAGAGACGCGACACTTCGCAGACCAGACACTTGTGCGAGGACTTGCCGCAGTCATGCCGGTCCGACATAAAGTAGTCGCTCAGCAGTGGGGTGTGTACCAAGGCCTGGGGGGGATGACAATGGGGGGTCATGGGAGATTACGTTTCCTGCATTCACCACTCACCTGGACAATGCAGTTCATGAAGCAGGTGGCCCCCAGATTGAGGAGGCCCCTCAGCCCGATCGTCTGATTGGGCCGCACTAGCCGGCGTCGTGgattggccagcagcaggttcGAGTCCTTGGCCGAAGGTATCCACGGCTGCCACCCCAGGCTCTTCTGCAGATCCTTGGCCTCCAGCTTCCGGTTGATCAGCGCGTACTCACGGCTGCGCGAGTCGTAGATAAAGTCGCGACACGCATGGCAGTAAAGCGTTCCATGGGACAGCTCCAGGGCCACATGGTGTTTCTTTGCCCGCAGATGGCTGTGGATGTGTGAGCCCCGGCAGCCAAAGTAGATGCAGTGCAGGCAGGCGTATAGCTGGATGCTGGCGCTGCCGCACTCGAAGCAGTAGCAGTGTATGGCCTGGCGGTGGACGAAAAGGGTTAAATGTCAGTCAAGGTGAAAGCGCGCTTAGGGATGGCCAAGATTTAAGTGGTAACGGCTGGCAGTGTTTAAAAACACACCAATCAAAATTTGTTTGGTAATCACTTTATTGCCAGCACTGATCTTCCTCTTCCCTCCCCTCTCAACGGACTGTGTCAGTGAACTCTGCACATAACCGtaacgctctctctctctctctctcgcgcgctCTGTttcgctcactctctcttccCCTCACCTTCTTCAAACGCGCATCTTTGTTCACGCAGGCAGAAAAATAAGCATCGATGACCCGGTATGTATCATATCCGTGCTCCTTCAAGTAGCTCTGATAATGCCGGCAGCCTGTCTCCGACATGACACCGCTCGCCTCCCTCTCCCTGCTAGCGACGCTCTTGGCGTCAACGCTGACGTCAAGTTCAATAGCAAGCTTTTGGACTGTGCGCAAACAGGCCGACAAATACGCCGCATTCAGTGGGCCCTTTGTTAGCTTTGCTCCGCCGTCGCTCTCGCTGCCGGTTGCTTCGTCTTTGTCGTCTTTCCCCCTCTCAACAcctctgccacgcccacttctAGCAACAGTTTCGTTTTCCTCTGTCGCCACACACCGGCCGGCAGCTGACTTTGCCGATgactttgttgttgttgttgtttttgctgctgctactgaatctgctgctgctgctgcttctgccgctgttTCGTTTTCGGCCGTTCCCCGGCCCGCTCCCGTCCCTGGGTAGAatcgtttgttgttgctgctggtgttgtttAGGCCGCCGGCAACGACGACGCTACCACtgtgggtgctgctgctgctgcttgttatGCTAATTACGCTTGTAGTACTATCAACACTattctcttttgttttcgttcGTTTGGAACACGGCTGCGGCACGAATGCTTTATCACTCTTGCGCTGTTTTCGCCGAATTTTGGCCACTTTTGCTATGAACACACACAAGTGCTGTAAAATAGGAACTCTGTTTCACTAAATTTCGCGTTCGTTTGGattttttgaatttaatttttgtgatttttcgCGTTTCTGTTTCTACACacaccagtgtgaccgcggaaccattgataaaatatacggtctgacccttaCAAATACGTCACAAATTTTAAGGTATACCGTACAAATACTGAtgaattatttgtattcaagTTCCATCATATTCCACGTTTTTCATATTCGGTTTAATATTACTGGCTAGCAAGGACCCTCAGCTCTCAACTCATAGATTTATCCGATTActaaatcaatttcctacaagTCTGTTTAAATTTAAGTTCTCATCTTTATTGCAttgcttataaaataaattttaagcATAACCGGTCAAcaagaatttcaattaaatttatttccctacatggtaactacacgctAACTACACATTTTGTACATAACGGAAGGAAAAAGAGGgcatggacaacaggcaaaacggCCCAGAAAATGCAACGCATCCAAGGTAAAATCCACCTTATTTGCTCAATATATACCAgtatataccgtaaatataacTGCTCGATTTCGAcgtcaaaatataccaaaCAGCATATAATATACCGTAAAtggttacacacacacacacacgcacataccaaacacacacacggtcAGAGCGGCGACAGCTGAATCGACAATCTTGCAAAACAGGGCTGCTGTGACAGCTGACATGTTATCGAATTGAATGGCGCGCTTTGTAAAAATACCAGAAGTATTTGATAAGCAGAGACTCGAACAAAAATATTCgaaataaatagataaaagatgaaaaaaacatttaaaacaaGCTCAAATCTGTGGATTCGTGTttaatatatatgttttttgcTTTCCCTATTCAAACAGCAACGTATTCGATAAGTCGCCGGCGACGTTTGGCAACACTGATTCATTTGAAAATACTGATATCTACAGTAGAAGCAGGCGCATTTGTATCACTTTAATATagaaattaacaaaattttGGTTTACAAAATATGTACACAGATGAGGTGCGAACACCTCAGGCCCTCAAAAGTCGATACTTCACCAATCTGGGTGATCTAAATTGCCGGACGCGCAGGAACAGCGCCACGGGCAATAGTTCTGTGGCGTCTGCTGCAACGCCAACTAATGGCGGCAAGCAAAATACGAAATGTAGCCCACAAATGTCCACTCTGGTGTGTACGCCACCGCCTAAGCGCTTCCACAAGATTCGGAATCCCTTCGAAGGCGCTCTGGCGGACCGTTTGCACCTGCCTCTGATTGCCAGGTAAGTGTGTGCATCCTGTTCATCCAGCCCGCTGCGGCCATTCATAGAACACTTCTATTGTCTGCTGTAGTCCTTCGCTGTTCCGCGCACGCACCCCCCAACTCTCGTCCACGCAGTTCGAGTGGAACATCGACGAGGTGTCCCAGCTGACGCCCGCCGATGTGGAGCCCCACGAAACGCAGTTCCACGACTCGCCCGACCCCGAGCTGGAGAGCAAGGCCCAGATGGCGATCAGTGCCTTCTTCAAGGAATCTCTCATAGTACCCAGTCCAGTGGACTGTCCGCTGCGCAAGAACCGCATCATACTCAACGCGGACCATACGCCCATCTCGAACAAATCATCGAGCGGCCGACGGGGGAGGGACTGCAGTGTCCAGACCGAACTGACACTGCCCCCTATCCTGCCCAAGGCGCTAGAGGAGGCGCTGCGCCCCTACTTACAGCCCCATCTGGCTGGCGGCACGTCAGGTCGTTTCAAGTCCCGCTCCAGTGGTAGCGACGTCTTCAACAGCTCCATGAGGCGCAAGCTGTTCGATCTTCACAATGTGATTGTGCTGGGCGAGAAGGAGGCAGTGCAGTCCCCCCAAATGGTTGGCTCCAGTCCGCAGGGCAAGCAGACTATGTTCGCCGGCAGACTCTCGGACTCGGCGTCAGGTGAGGGCAGCTTTGGGTCCCTCTCGCCTATCAGGAACCTGTGCGGCCTGCCTTTGGGGACCCCAGACGACGGAAATCGCTCCTCCAAGCGTAAGCTGCTGCTAATAAACGAGCTGGAGTTTCCCTCGCCAATAGCTCCGCCTGAGCATCTCAGCCGTCGCTTGGTGCACTCCAAAGTGGAGGCCAGCATCAGCTCGAATGAACAGCACGATACGTTGTCGGAGCTGACCGGAACGGGACGACCGGCCTGCCGATTCACTCCAGATCGTAGCTCCTCGCCGATGCAGGCACTAGAGCATTCTGATTCCAGTATCAACCAGCGGGTAAGTCGGCTGAGAGTGAACAGCACGCGGCAGTTGCCTAGCCAGTCGTTCCTGGAGACTGTGGACCAGGCTCTGTTTGAGGAGGTAGAAGCGGACGACACAGACGAGCCCGAGGCCGATCCAGAATcggacgaggatgaggaggaggccgAGGCCATGCAGTTGTCCACGATCAGCTTCAACTGCAGCTCCTCCAACTCGGACACACCGCGCGGACACCGCCGCCACCGTTCGGCCAATCGTAAAAACCTCTCGCAATCCTTTAGTGCCAATTTGGAGGAAGTGGAGGCCCAGCGGGTAAAGACAGCTCCACCTGTGATCAATCCGCCGGCGCAGCGCATTGGTCTCTATCGCGTGGACAGTGGCTTTAACGAGACGTCCATCATATCGACATTCGCCTGCTCCCAGGACATCTCCATGGCCTGCTGCTCGACGCCCTCCACGCGCCCCTGACAGCACAAGCAGTTGAAACTATTTTAATGCAATAACTCATCTTCCCAGGCTATAGAGGAAGACTCGCTTAATGATTGCAATGTAACCCACCGATACTACGGCCTTATCTTTAGttctgtatttttgtttgtgttttttttattgtcttCTTATATTCATGCGTGTTAAGCTCAAATTAATCACTTGTTTATTTCACACTCCCCGTATCCTACACCTACgtgtttgccaaaaaattgTATGTTTAGTTTCGGTATTTATAGAGTTAATTCATTGTGTCATTGTATAGTTTAaagcataaattaaataaatgttttgtgTCATATTCGCTTTTAGACTAAGTAGCTCCCAGAAGggaaacaggaacaggaactaGGGTATTAGTAAAtcgggttgggttgggttgggttgggtagCGCTAGCTAACGTGAAAGACTACTGCCATAAAATTATCAGAAAAAGGGATGAACTGATTTTTTACGTGGAGGGGGGATCTCCAACTTTTCATGAGAGATGGGAAAATaaatagagaaagagagcactAGTGTTGTTTTAAATGTCAATTCCTGCACTACGTTTATCGTCTTTATGCCCTATTTATTTGTTCAGAATTAAAGAATGTTTTATCTTTCTATGTTACTACATTTTtgtatgtaaaaaaaaaaggatggATAATTGTAGTCTTGGCAACATTTGGCATTTCTGCGAAACCCATATCTATAAGACTTTAAAAGGACTACAATGTTTTTAAAAGATATTACCCTTGCGACAGAATGAAAACTTTTGATTGTGCTTTGTCCAAGAAAAAAATTGGTTTGTAGGCTATATACAATATGCTGTCTTTTCTTAAAACAGAAAAGCagtgattttgtttttggtttttaagaCTTTAGTTCTGTGTTGGCATTATTTTCCAACAAACAAAGCTACTAATTATTGTCCAAATAGTCCAAACAATGCCAAAGGTTGGATGATAAAATCCACAAGAAATGCCCTATACATAGACAGctaaaacaaaataagcagCTTAtgcattttgaaaattttaaattcaattcctctgtaaatttagaaaaaaatatttgaccATAGCAAATGTCAACCAATCGATAATTTAACAGctaaaattttaatatttttcattgTTAGAATAGAAATTCTGTCGGGGAGCATGAAAACGTTCTCCTTGGTTTTCTCGAACTTTGATTTGATCGAGCCCCTTTTTTGCTTTAAAGGTATGGAGAACAAGTAAAAACGATCAAGAGAACTTGCAAGACTCGCACGAACTCTACCTTGTCTTGTTTTAACCAACAATATACcttgtccataccctcttttttCTCAGTCCTTAATTTTTTACCGTTGGCAACATCCGATTTGTATGGGAAGTTTGTTGCGAGCACCATTCTGTATACCCTATGGATATGGACATTATGGAATtgaggaaatgtttgtcatcgcAGGTTCCAATGAATTCAGAAACAGTCcgtctctgttttaaagctaTTTCAGCGAAATATTCAGTTTGTGGACTtttacagagaccaagaatagaAATCGGAATCATGATATATATACAGGAAACTAATCATTTACATAAATGGGTCTAAAATATGTCAATCTGAAAAAGGCTATTATTAATTATGTTTTTAATCTGCTTGGAAAACAGATTTTTCCTAGTTATTAAATGAAATagggtatatatgtatatgccatACTTATGGCAATTACCTGTTGACCAGCAACCATGACGTAACACTCCATACACACTTACATTCCGTTGACACTTACGTTTCATGCCTTGACTTTATTTGCTTAAACCATATTTTTGAcacaatcaaatcaaaaagaGTCCCTAAAATTAACtcatcttgtagaaaattgatctATCAATTGGATAAAAATATGTCTTCAGAGCTGAGGGTCTTAGCTAGCCAGCAATATTAAATCGAATATCGAAATTGAGGAATATGATTTCAAATCGTGGACAAGGCACATTAACCCATTGTCAACCACTTCGCATTAAAAAACACTTCCCGAAAATTATGAATCTTGAACAATTTTAACGCAGCttaggtgaaagatatcgtggttCTTTTTTAAGCAAAGGTTATGGAATGGATGAATCTACAAGagcaattattattattaatattattagcATTATTTTCCCCGGCTCAACTCAAGTTGTTATTCTGCTTAAATTAAGGGGGGCTTGAGTGGGCTAAGCTCGTTTTTTCAACACTGCTTGTTGCTCTCGCGTTGTGCGCGGTTTgaacaaatcaaaatgtaCGCGCATGCGAAAGAAACCAAAGTTATTTGTACGATCAGCAAACAATACAGAAGATCTCTGCACTAATTTTCACCTGAGCGCAGCCAGTGCAGTGGGTGTTTCTGTGTGCGTGTAGGTGCTTgcgtgtttgcgtgtgtgtgtggttgcgGTGTGCGTGTGTTCTGTTATAAATAGCAAAAGAGAAGAGGAAACGAAAAGGAAGATCACTTTTGGGGCCGTAAATAAATGCCAAAAGAAAGTGCggagaaaaataaaattgtttgtttgtgggcCAAGTAAATAAATTAGAACAACTCGTAAATAAGTCAGGTGGTGGagaatttcaataaaataaaaggcggaaatgtgcaaattaatgaaaattcaaCACGGCCATGTCCCCGCTTCCCGCTCCCGTCCCCCTTGCCCTGTCGCTCTTTAGCCACCTACTATCCCTCTGCTACGCCGAAATTCCTGTTACAAGAAACCAGTTAGGCGGCATCGCCCCCGACTGAGTGTCGCCCCCCAATCTCCCCCTGCAACTAGCATTTCTTATTGGCCGAGCGACTGGGTGGCTGCATCCGTTTTTGAGCGAAAGTTTTTTTTACGGCCTGGTGTCCACCGTGCAAAATGTGTGTTCAAGTCGGGCCAGCTGTTCCATCGTCCACTCCACCGTCGGAAGAagcgaaagaaagagaaaaatctagccaattattttttgtgctctgtgctctatCTGTGCTGTGAAGAAAGTGTGTGCCAAGTCTCAATGTctataataaatacaatttttttttacaatttgcagttttgttttttgtgtgatttGATTCAATTTGATTGAAGGCAGCCCACTTGCCACTTGTGCTGCAACAAAAAAGCGGAataaacgcaaaaaaaaaaaaaaaacactgagGAGACTGCAATTGGAACTGAATGGCAGTTGTCGGCCTTTCGTCTTCTTCATCATCTTCGTTCATTTTGAAGGTAAGCTGCTCTCAAACGGGGAGAAGGGGACATTTGGGAAATTTTGTGTTTACATTCGGGAattacatgcatacatatgcacacacgGATTCTATGCAGGCTGTGAGAAGTCTGTGTAGTAATGTCAGCTAATCAAGAAGGATGTGGCAAGAAGGAATATTCGAAAGAACAATTTGTTTAGATCGAGCTCTCTCTGCAAAGCCTTTTGCGCAATTGAAGTGATCTTTTATTGCCGAAAGTCCCTGCCGGGAATACAATAGACGGCGGCATTGGAATTTTTAATGATCTTGCATGTGTGGGTCGGGGGAAATTTGCTGGAGACTGGTGAGGAAAGCAGTCTTTCCTTATTTCATGGGGggacattttttgttgctgcattagaatatttgtgtgtgcgttttcATGGGGGGAGGCTATGGAAGTCCGGTTGGTGATGAAAACACATAAGTATActtgtgtatacatatgtatataacaGCCATCATGCATATAACGGTTCGGGCGAAGGAACAGTGTGAAGAGAGCCGTTATATGTTGTTAAACTCGTGGTCTCGTCAGCTTTTGTCACATGTCATATGCGGCTTCTCTTCGCTTCTCCTCTGTCATTCGGCCTCCCTTTTCCCCACATGTTCTTTGGCTTATCTCAAcccttgttgtttttttctgtgttataTAGCCGGTTCTGCGGCTTTTGTATAACTTCCgctactattattattattttttatttgttcacTGAAAAAAAGTGTAATTA
The sequence above is a segment of the Drosophila pseudoobscura strain MV-25-SWS-2005 chromosome X, UCI_Dpse_MV25, whole genome shotgun sequence genome. Coding sequences within it:
- the not gene encoding ubiquitin carboxyl-terminal hydrolase nonstop yields the protein NRVPILQHLCVFIAKVAKIRRKQRKSDKAFVPQPCSKRTKTKENSVDSTTSVISITSSSSSTHSGSVVVAGGLNNTSSNNKRFYPGTGAGRGTAENETAAEAAAAADSVAAAKTTTTTKSSAKSAAGRCVATEENETVARSGRGRGVERGKDDKDEATGSESDGGAKLTKGPLNAAYLSACLRTVQKLAIELDVSVDAKSVASREREASGVMSETGCRHYQSYLKEHGYDTYRVIDAYFSACVNKDARLKKAIHCYCFECGSASIQLYACLHCIYFGCRGSHIHSHLRAKKHHVALELSHGTLYCHACRDFIYDSRSREYALINRKLEAKDLQKSLGWQPWIPSAKDSNLLLANPRRRLVRPNQTIGLRGLLNLGATCFMNCIVQALVHTPLLSDYFMSDRHDCGKSSHKCLVCEVSRLFQEFYSGSRSPLSLHRLLHLIWNHAKHLAGYEQQDAHEFFIATLDVLHRHCVKAKAEHESKSNSSSSGSGTNSTSSSTSSYGQCNCIIDQIFTGMLQSDVVCQACKGVSTTFDPFWDISLDLGETTTHGGVTPKTLIDCLERYTRAEHLGSAAKIKCSTCKSYQESTKQFSLRTLPSVVSFHLKRFEHSALIDRKISSFIQFPVEFDMTPFMSEKKNAYGDFRFSLYAVVNHVGTIDTGHYTAYVRHQKDTWVKCDDHVITMASLKQVLDSEGYLLFYHKNVLEYE
- the bora gene encoding protein aurora borealis; the protein is MYTDEVRTPQALKSRYFTNLGDLNCRTRRNSATGNSSVASAATPTNGGKQNTKCSPQMSTLVCTPPPKRFHKIRNPFEGALADRLHLPLIASPSLFRARTPQLSSTQFEWNIDEVSQLTPADVEPHETQFHDSPDPELESKAQMAISAFFKESLIVPSPVDCPLRKNRIILNADHTPISNKSSSGRRGRDCSVQTELTLPPILPKALEEALRPYLQPHLAGGTSGRFKSRSSGSDVFNSSMRRKLFDLHNVIVLGEKEAVQSPQMVGSSPQGKQTMFAGRLSDSASGEGSFGSLSPIRNLCGLPLGTPDDGNRSSKRKLLLINELEFPSPIAPPEHLSRRLVHSKVEASISSNEQHDTLSELTGTGRPACRFTPDRSSSPMQALEHSDSSINQRVSRLRVNSTRQLPSQSFLETVDQALFEEVEADDTDEPEADPESDEDEEEAEAMQLSTISFNCSSSNSDTPRGHRRHRSANRKNLSQSFSANLEEVEAQRVKTAPPVINPPAQRIGLYRVDSGFNETSIISTFACSQDISMACCSTPSTRP